Proteins from a single region of Belliella baltica DSM 15883:
- a CDS encoding ROK family protein — MDINQPILGIDIGGTNIKAGILRKGELSSIKSFPTPALENTETIFKKIFDLISTYSSEEFHGIGIGVPGLVELSTGKILSINNIPSLINSNLKNYLETQTNLPVKINNDANCFVMGAYRFGNLKHLNNVVGISLGTGLGAGIITNKNLYSGLNAAAGEWSAIPYLDKTFEDYCSSKFFSKEYNQTADKLAHLATKGENNAIEAFQQFGIHLAELIKHILYTLSPEGIILGGSISKSHNLFLDSLKCNLKNCLYPSLVENLTLHISDINEPGIIGAASLHHCK, encoded by the coding sequence ATGGATATAAATCAACCCATTTTGGGTATTGACATAGGAGGAACTAATATAAAAGCTGGAATACTACGTAAAGGTGAATTATCCTCCATTAAAAGTTTCCCGACACCAGCTCTCGAGAATACAGAAACTATTTTCAAAAAAATTTTTGATTTAATCTCTACTTATTCTTCAGAAGAATTTCATGGCATTGGTATTGGAGTACCTGGATTAGTAGAGCTATCTACAGGTAAAATTTTATCTATAAATAATATTCCTTCATTGATAAATTCTAACCTGAAAAATTATCTGGAGACTCAAACCAACTTACCAGTGAAAATTAACAATGATGCAAATTGTTTTGTGATGGGGGCCTACAGGTTTGGGAATTTAAAACATTTGAACAACGTAGTTGGAATCTCTTTAGGCACAGGACTCGGAGCGGGAATCATCACCAATAAGAATCTTTACAGCGGTCTAAACGCTGCTGCCGGTGAATGGAGTGCAATCCCCTATTTAGATAAAACTTTTGAAGATTACTGCAGCAGCAAATTTTTCTCCAAAGAATATAACCAAACTGCTGACAAACTCGCCCATCTAGCTACTAAAGGAGAGAATAATGCCATTGAAGCATTTCAACAATTTGGAATTCACCTAGCAGAATTAATCAAACATATCTTATACACCCTTTCTCCAGAAGGGATTATTCTTGGAGGGTCAATCAGCAAATCACATAATTTATTTTTAGATAGTCTTAAATGTAACCTTAAAAATTGTCTCTATCCTTCTTTGGTTGAGAATTTGACACTTCATATTTCTGATATAAATGAACCAGGAATTATAGGAGCTGCATCTTTACATCACTGCAAATAG
- a CDS encoding SusC/RagA family TonB-linked outer membrane protein, translating into MKKNLSSIMVLLLLLFSWEAKAQSVQVTGQVFDAQSSESLPGVNVLVKGSSSGAVTDIDGKFTIEAESGSTLVFSFIGYSTQEVRYTGQSSLTVSLSSDTKDLQEVIVTGYGTQKRENLTGSIATVSGEKLTDITSPNIGNMLQGKIAGVDVVASTGAPGANPVIRIRGRSSIRSSVTPIWVVDGVIWHDTPILNPNDVESISVLKDAAAAALYGSRGANGVIVVTTKGAKAGTNKLSLNVKNGVSLFNRRGFQVMNSEQLSDLWNQFPNTNAIPGWFDESLRQKDTDWLDIGTQTGQVRDYNLSYSGTTERARLFTAFNYFNETGTVKGDTYERLSARINYDYDINEKLTFKPKLAATYTTNDNARHSIYDMYRNLPWDQPFNEVGEPINTLAPGANWRGRDNRNYLYDLQWNYGNSATFNILSNLDFQYDINEYLSFTSTNNLTYFNDESFSYTDPRSNSGLADNGRMSVGMNKRITRFTNQMLSYTRTFDKHFVNVLAGYEFNDYIFNNVSAQGRGIAAGAQVIDNASEPQAIGGTKNDYAFQSYLLNANYSYENRYSAQASFRRDGASRFGSNNKYGNFFSLSGAWNIHNEAFFNVSSINYLRAKAAYGQVGNTPDSLYPQFELFSLNAQYNGMPAAVASALGNPDLTWEKTAASNFGIELGLFNRIDFAAEYYIKNTTDLLHFVPLPNISGFDGYFDNIGSVINRGLEVTLGADIIKSNGANWRLDFNIGMNRNEITELFENRRQISGNRIIEVGEDIDTWFMRKWVGVNPEDGTPLWERVDPTTGEVTQVGNYNNATLQKVGTSTPNFFGGLTSSFDYKGFYLNANMAFTQGAMVYHSARETFDSDGAYPTYNYMQLQSGWSRWSPENPNATHPQPIFGGNNESNRPSSRFIEDVSFLRIRNITAGYRLPVSVVEKLKLTGLEVFVSGDNLFTFTNFSGLDPEAAIYGDTGSQYPLPRRISVGLNLNF; encoded by the coding sequence ATGAAGAAAAATTTATCTAGCATCATGGTTCTTTTGCTACTTCTATTTAGTTGGGAAGCAAAAGCACAGTCTGTGCAAGTCACAGGGCAAGTATTTGACGCGCAATCATCAGAATCGCTTCCTGGCGTAAATGTATTGGTAAAAGGCAGTTCTTCCGGAGCAGTAACGGATATCGATGGAAAATTTACCATAGAAGCTGAAAGTGGTAGCACTTTGGTTTTTTCATTTATTGGGTATAGTACCCAAGAGGTGCGATATACTGGCCAATCTTCTCTTACAGTTTCACTTTCTTCTGATACGAAAGATTTACAAGAGGTGATTGTAACAGGATACGGAACACAGAAAAGGGAAAACTTAACAGGTTCTATTGCAACTGTAAGTGGTGAAAAGCTAACTGACATTACATCACCAAACATTGGAAATATGCTCCAAGGGAAAATAGCGGGGGTAGATGTAGTAGCAAGCACAGGTGCACCAGGTGCCAATCCTGTGATCAGAATCCGAGGTAGATCCTCTATCAGATCTTCGGTAACACCAATATGGGTTGTTGATGGAGTAATCTGGCATGACACACCAATTTTGAATCCAAATGATGTAGAATCCATTTCTGTTCTGAAAGATGCAGCAGCAGCTGCACTATATGGTTCAAGAGGTGCTAATGGTGTTATTGTAGTAACTACAAAAGGTGCTAAAGCCGGAACAAATAAACTATCACTCAATGTCAAAAATGGGGTCAGTTTATTTAATAGACGTGGCTTTCAAGTAATGAACTCTGAACAGCTTTCTGACCTTTGGAATCAATTTCCAAACACAAATGCAATTCCGGGGTGGTTTGACGAGTCATTAAGGCAAAAAGATACTGATTGGTTGGACATAGGAACACAAACAGGTCAAGTTCGAGACTACAACCTTTCTTATTCTGGAACTACAGAAAGGGCTAGATTATTCACTGCTTTCAATTATTTCAATGAAACTGGTACAGTTAAAGGTGATACTTATGAAAGGCTATCGGCAAGGATAAATTATGATTATGACATTAATGAAAAATTAACTTTCAAACCCAAACTAGCAGCGACTTATACTACAAATGACAATGCCAGACACAGCATTTACGACATGTACAGAAACCTTCCTTGGGATCAACCTTTCAATGAAGTCGGTGAACCAATCAATACGCTAGCTCCAGGTGCCAATTGGAGAGGAAGAGATAACAGAAATTATCTCTACGACTTACAGTGGAATTATGGAAATTCAGCTACTTTCAATATCCTGAGTAATTTGGATTTCCAGTATGATATCAATGAATACCTTTCTTTTACATCTACAAACAACCTTACTTACTTTAATGATGAGTCATTCAGCTATACGGATCCAAGATCCAATTCAGGCTTAGCAGACAATGGTAGAATGTCTGTTGGAATGAACAAAAGAATCACAAGATTCACCAATCAGATGCTATCTTATACCAGAACATTTGACAAGCATTTTGTGAATGTTTTGGCTGGATATGAATTCAATGATTACATATTTAACAATGTTTCAGCACAAGGTAGAGGAATTGCAGCTGGTGCACAGGTAATCGACAATGCTTCAGAACCACAAGCTATTGGAGGAACTAAAAATGACTATGCATTCCAGTCTTACCTTTTGAATGCTAACTACTCTTACGAAAACAGGTATAGTGCTCAGGCATCCTTCAGACGCGATGGAGCTTCAAGATTTGGTTCAAACAATAAGTATGGTAACTTCTTCTCTCTTAGTGGTGCCTGGAATATTCACAATGAAGCGTTTTTCAATGTTTCTTCCATCAACTATCTGAGAGCTAAAGCAGCGTATGGGCAAGTAGGTAATACACCTGACAGCTTGTATCCCCAATTTGAACTATTTTCTTTGAATGCACAATATAATGGAATGCCAGCTGCTGTAGCTTCTGCACTAGGAAATCCTGATTTGACTTGGGAAAAAACTGCCGCTTCCAATTTTGGGATAGAGTTAGGTTTATTCAATAGAATTGATTTTGCAGCTGAATATTATATCAAAAACACCACAGATTTACTACACTTTGTACCACTTCCAAATATCTCTGGCTTTGATGGCTACTTCGATAATATCGGAAGCGTGATCAATAGAGGACTTGAAGTAACCTTAGGGGCTGATATTATCAAGAGTAATGGTGCCAACTGGAGATTGGATTTCAATATTGGTATGAACAGAAATGAAATTACCGAATTGTTCGAAAACAGAAGACAAATATCAGGTAACAGAATCATTGAAGTAGGCGAAGATATCGATACTTGGTTTATGAGAAAATGGGTTGGAGTAAATCCAGAAGATGGAACACCACTTTGGGAAAGAGTTGATCCAACTACAGGAGAAGTGACCCAAGTAGGAAACTACAACAACGCAACATTACAAAAAGTAGGTACTTCTACTCCAAACTTCTTTGGTGGCTTGACCTCATCATTTGACTATAAAGGATTCTATCTAAATGCAAACATGGCATTTACTCAAGGAGCTATGGTCTATCACAGTGCAAGAGAGACTTTTGATAGTGATGGAGCTTACCCAACTTATAATTATATGCAATTACAATCAGGATGGTCAAGATGGTCTCCTGAAAATCCGAATGCTACTCACCCACAGCCGATTTTTGGTGGAAACAATGAATCAAATAGACCTTCATCAAGATTTATCGAAGACGTGAGTTTCTTGAGGATTAGAAACATCACTGCTGGGTACAGGCTTCCAGTAAGTGTAGTTGAGAAATTAAAACTCACAGGATTGGAAGTGTTTGTTTCCGGAGACAACCTTTTCACTTTTACAAACTTCTCAGGTCTTGATCCAGAGGCTGCAATATATGGAGATACAGGATCTCAATATCCACTTCCAAGAAGAATTAGTGTTGGTTTGAACTTGAACTTCTAA
- a CDS encoding RagB/SusD family nutrient uptake outer membrane protein, protein MKKLSYIFIISLGIFAIASCDIDKSPYDSITSDDLAQSETSAMIVTLGTYSRMKAWTDNWHRLFEYPGDNVALSGTTSDPLFFTYNYQRIPNGSRTAGFWRSSYQIAVSANQVISNVAEGSSESNDQILAENYYIRALMHFTMVNIFGRPYNQGVNNPGVPLKLDAEPLNHPTRSSVGEVYDQVEADLLKAASLFTESKSNVFASKEATWALLSRLYLYKEDNQKAIEYADLVLNSGRFSLVPTQTLGDYPKLSPESNTETIFAVKFVRDVDYEANGWYTIGSLYANIQGAGWGEMYASRPYLELVREFPEDQRNKFIQPVVVDQNVTWGLFVRNNLTYGWTELTPQGEDFVYTHGGTTKLVEKEFNERGGISYHIDTDEGKKQILIDKRLDLRNNFPKYFILKSSGQEDQAHLWSPVVSRLAEMYLNKAEALAKQGQNAEALELVNVIRTRAGIPQTGLYNLGNLGGKTVLDVVLEERQLELSWEGHRKMDVFRNGRMMDRRYPGTHLAGNNPRQTILANENAIIEFIPEAQLLVHEGLTQNPS, encoded by the coding sequence ATGAAAAAATTAAGCTATATATTTATAATTTCCCTTGGAATCTTTGCTATAGCGTCTTGTGATATAGACAAATCCCCTTATGATTCCATCACTTCTGATGATCTTGCTCAATCAGAAACGAGTGCCATGATTGTGACTCTAGGTACTTACAGCAGAATGAAAGCTTGGACAGATAACTGGCACAGGCTTTTCGAATACCCTGGAGACAATGTCGCTTTGAGTGGTACTACTTCAGATCCTTTGTTTTTTACTTATAATTACCAAAGAATCCCTAATGGAAGTAGAACTGCTGGATTCTGGAGAAGTTCGTATCAAATTGCAGTATCAGCGAATCAGGTAATCAGCAATGTGGCAGAAGGAAGTTCAGAAAGCAACGATCAAATCTTAGCTGAAAACTACTATATTAGAGCATTGATGCACTTTACGATGGTAAATATCTTTGGAAGACCTTACAATCAAGGAGTTAATAATCCAGGCGTTCCGTTAAAACTTGATGCAGAACCTTTGAATCATCCTACGAGATCTTCTGTAGGTGAAGTTTATGATCAAGTTGAAGCAGATTTGTTAAAGGCTGCATCCCTATTTACAGAGTCCAAATCGAATGTTTTTGCTTCAAAAGAAGCTACTTGGGCATTATTATCTAGACTGTACTTATACAAAGAAGATAATCAAAAGGCAATTGAATATGCTGACTTGGTATTGAATTCTGGTAGATTTTCTTTGGTTCCTACTCAGACCTTGGGAGATTACCCTAAGCTATCACCAGAAAGTAATACCGAAACCATCTTTGCAGTAAAGTTTGTGAGGGATGTTGATTATGAGGCAAATGGTTGGTATACAATTGGATCGCTTTATGCCAATATACAAGGTGCAGGCTGGGGTGAAATGTATGCATCAAGACCATATTTGGAGCTAGTAAGAGAATTTCCTGAAGATCAAAGAAATAAATTCATTCAACCTGTAGTTGTTGACCAAAATGTGACTTGGGGTTTATTCGTAAGAAATAACCTAACTTATGGTTGGACTGAATTGACGCCTCAAGGAGAAGACTTTGTATATACTCACGGTGGAACCACAAAATTGGTAGAAAAGGAATTTAATGAAAGAGGTGGTATAAGTTACCATATAGACACAGACGAAGGTAAAAAGCAAATCTTAATCGATAAGAGACTTGATTTGAGAAACAACTTCCCTAAATACTTCATTTTGAAAAGTTCTGGACAGGAAGATCAAGCTCACTTATGGTCTCCTGTGGTATCGAGGCTAGCAGAAATGTACCTTAACAAAGCAGAAGCACTTGCTAAACAAGGACAAAATGCAGAAGCGCTAGAACTCGTCAATGTGATTAGAACTAGAGCAGGTATTCCTCAAACTGGTCTTTACAACCTGGGTAATCTAGGTGGCAAAACAGTTCTTGACGTCGTATTGGAAGAAAGACAACTAGAGCTTTCTTGGGAAGGGCATAGAAAAATGGATGTGTTCAGAAATGGCAGAATGATGGATAGACGATATCCTGGAACCCATTTGGCTGGAAACAACCCACGACAAACTATTCTTGCCAATGAGAATGCTATCATAGAGTTTATACCAGAAGCTCAACTCCTTGTCCATGAAGGATTGACACAAAATCCATCATAA
- a CDS encoding DUF3472 domain-containing protein, whose protein sequence is MQLFLMLLLAFSSCKDPEDNVPVDNNYDNEVTIPLGGNTYQVLGLVSEPISQNGISNWTDNNTVYNVFVKTTGAQSIGVILNIENQPDQATIKVKIGETEKEVTIENNTSGEIKVGDFEFKQGYEKIELTGVSKTGDNFVKIKDIILEHSGDINAEYVKNNGDNNFYWGRRGPSVHLGYQVPEGKDYQWFYNEMTIPEGEDPLGSYFMANGFAEGYFGIQVNSTNERRVLFSVWSPFVTDNPNDIPEDERIIVLKKGEEVYTGEFGNEGSGGQSYLRFNWVAGNTYKFINSVEPDGNGNTIYTGYFYAPEVGEWQIIASFKRPKTNTWYKRPHSFLENFNQNYGHIGRKVHYDNQWIRSTEGEWTELTEARFTGDAIATIGFRMDYAGGSNDGKFFLQNCGFFDQNTTLNSIHLRSANNQTPQIDFEFLETLGVEVTAPEEIEEADKTNWTIVDFSSEETSGEGDTGRAIDVIDGDLATYWHSRWSSDAESYPHHFTVDMSESKEVEGFVISQRNGSRKIKDFKIHVSQDNENWTTLVDSHLLNDASKQVKNLDEKTTFRYFKFEGLNAHDGQQFGALAEIGLF, encoded by the coding sequence ATGCAATTATTCTTAATGCTTCTCCTTGCTTTTTCTTCTTGCAAAGATCCAGAAGACAATGTACCTGTGGATAATAATTATGACAATGAAGTCACGATTCCTCTAGGAGGTAACACTTATCAAGTATTGGGTTTAGTTTCCGAACCTATCAGCCAAAACGGGATTTCAAACTGGACTGACAACAATACTGTTTACAATGTTTTTGTAAAAACAACCGGTGCACAATCTATAGGTGTGATTCTCAATATCGAAAACCAACCTGATCAAGCTACCATCAAAGTCAAAATTGGGGAAACCGAAAAAGAGGTAACCATTGAAAACAATACCTCTGGAGAAATCAAAGTTGGAGATTTTGAATTTAAGCAAGGATATGAAAAAATTGAATTGACTGGTGTTTCAAAAACCGGGGATAATTTCGTTAAAATCAAAGATATTATTTTAGAACATTCAGGGGATATCAATGCTGAATATGTCAAAAACAATGGTGACAACAATTTTTACTGGGGAAGACGTGGCCCTTCTGTTCATTTGGGATATCAAGTTCCTGAAGGCAAAGATTACCAATGGTTTTACAATGAAATGACAATTCCAGAAGGTGAAGATCCTTTGGGTTCATATTTCATGGCAAATGGATTTGCAGAAGGTTACTTTGGAATCCAAGTTAATTCTACCAACGAAAGAAGAGTACTCTTTTCGGTATGGAGTCCATTTGTCACAGACAATCCAAATGATATCCCTGAGGATGAAAGAATAATTGTTCTCAAAAAAGGTGAAGAAGTTTACACTGGTGAATTTGGTAATGAAGGATCAGGAGGTCAGAGTTATTTGAGATTTAATTGGGTAGCTGGTAATACTTATAAATTCATCAATTCCGTGGAACCTGATGGAAATGGAAATACTATCTATACAGGTTATTTCTATGCACCAGAGGTAGGTGAATGGCAAATTATCGCTAGTTTCAAAAGACCGAAAACCAATACCTGGTATAAAAGACCACATTCGTTTTTGGAGAATTTCAATCAAAACTATGGCCATATTGGTAGAAAAGTTCATTATGACAATCAATGGATTAGGTCTACAGAAGGTGAATGGACGGAGTTGACCGAAGCTAGGTTTACGGGTGATGCCATTGCTACTATTGGTTTCAGGATGGATTATGCAGGCGGATCCAATGATGGGAAATTCTTCCTTCAGAACTGTGGGTTCTTTGACCAAAACACAACCTTGAACAGCATACACTTACGATCCGCCAATAATCAGACTCCACAAATTGACTTTGAATTCTTAGAGACACTTGGAGTAGAAGTAACAGCACCAGAAGAAATTGAAGAAGCGGATAAAACCAATTGGACAATTGTGGATTTTAGTTCTGAAGAGACCTCAGGTGAAGGAGATACAGGACGAGCAATTGACGTAATTGACGGGGATTTGGCTACTTATTGGCATAGCAGATGGTCATCTGATGCAGAATCATATCCACATCATTTTACAGTGGACATGTCAGAAAGCAAGGAAGTTGAAGGATTTGTGATCTCACAGAGAAATGGCTCAAGGAAAATCAAAGATTTCAAAATTCATGTAAGCCAAGACAATGAAAATTGGACAACATTAGTTGATAGCCATTTGCTCAATGATGCATCCAAGCAAGTGAAGAATCTCGATGAAAAGACAACTTTCAGGTACTTCAAATTTGAAGGGTTGAATGCACATGATGGACAGCAGTTTGGTGCTCTTGCCGAAATTGGGTTATTTTAA
- a CDS encoding Gfo/Idh/MocA family protein: protein MSNKRREFLKLSGLAGLGLIGTGMSSFKSTEEMERLPELIKRKRIQHFNMSGFAAPKLDKVRIGFIGLGMRGPGAVNRMSKIQGVEIVAICDLVPEKVDKIAKSLEKTSHKPEKYSGSAYAWKKMVDRDDLDLIYIATPWDWHTPMAVYAMEAGKHAAVEVPAAKTLEECWQLVETSERTQKHCMMLENCCYDFFELMTLNMARDGFFGDILHGEGAYIHDLLDLNFAKNAYEDMWRLKENYRDGNLYATHGLGPICQLMDINRGDQMDYLTSLSSADFHMADKAKELAERDNFYASFVEKKFGGNINTTIIKTKHGKSMMMQHDVTSPRPYSRLHALSGTKAFAQKYPVQRISSGHGWIKEEEMKALQERYNPEIVKKVGELAKQIGGHGGMDFMMDWRLIDCLRNGLPLDQDVYDAALWSALSPLSEWSVAHRSNSIDVPDFTGGSWKTNKPLDITLNGGGTTKVIV, encoded by the coding sequence ATGAGCAATAAAAGAAGAGAATTTCTCAAGCTTTCCGGATTGGCAGGCTTGGGCTTGATCGGTACCGGGATGAGTAGCTTTAAGTCTACTGAAGAAATGGAGCGGCTTCCCGAGCTGATTAAAAGAAAAAGGATCCAACATTTCAATATGAGCGGTTTTGCAGCTCCTAAATTAGATAAAGTAAGAATAGGCTTTATAGGTTTAGGAATGAGAGGGCCAGGTGCAGTGAATCGAATGAGCAAAATCCAAGGAGTTGAAATTGTCGCTATTTGTGATCTAGTGCCTGAAAAAGTCGATAAAATCGCCAAATCACTTGAAAAGACTTCTCACAAACCAGAGAAATATTCCGGTAGTGCGTATGCCTGGAAGAAAATGGTAGATCGTGATGATTTGGATTTGATTTATATCGCGACGCCTTGGGATTGGCATACGCCAATGGCTGTCTATGCTATGGAGGCCGGTAAGCATGCTGCCGTAGAAGTACCTGCTGCCAAAACATTAGAAGAATGCTGGCAACTCGTAGAGACTTCTGAAAGAACGCAGAAGCATTGTATGATGCTGGAGAATTGTTGCTATGATTTCTTTGAATTGATGACATTGAATATGGCTAGAGATGGATTCTTTGGTGATATTCTTCATGGAGAAGGTGCTTATATTCATGACCTTTTAGATCTGAATTTTGCGAAGAATGCTTATGAAGACATGTGGAGGCTGAAAGAAAATTATAGAGATGGTAATTTATATGCTACACATGGCCTAGGTCCAATATGTCAACTGATGGATATCAACAGGGGAGACCAAATGGATTATTTGACATCCTTATCTTCAGCTGATTTTCATATGGCAGACAAAGCAAAAGAATTGGCAGAGAGGGATAATTTTTATGCTTCATTCGTAGAAAAAAAGTTTGGTGGGAATATCAATACCACGATTATTAAAACCAAGCATGGCAAGTCGATGATGATGCAACATGATGTGACTTCGCCAAGACCTTATTCAAGGTTACATGCTTTGAGTGGTACCAAGGCATTTGCTCAAAAGTATCCTGTTCAGAGGATTTCAAGTGGTCATGGGTGGATTAAAGAAGAGGAAATGAAGGCTTTGCAGGAAAGATATAATCCAGAAATTGTGAAGAAAGTAGGGGAGTTGGCCAAGCAGATTGGAGGACATGGTGGTATGGACTTTATGATGGATTGGAGACTTATAGATTGTTTGAGAAATGGCCTTCCCTTAGATCAGGATGTTTATGATGCAGCATTATGGTCAGCCTTATCCCCATTGAGTGAGTGGTCTGTAGCCCATAGATCTAATTCCATTGATGTTCCTGATTTTACTGGTGGTTCATGGAAGACCAATAAGCCTTTGGATATTACTTTGAATGGTGGTGGAACCACAAAGGTAATTGTGTAA
- a CDS encoding amidohydrolase family protein, giving the protein MNLIDAHCHLNTRSKAKMKLALERGAAFVSINTDIPFFDSLAQQEAVVLDLKREYPDQVRYIGSFESAGFGSGIWVTKALDQIKRTLDKGAVAIKIWKNFGMEIRDDSGRFVMVDDERLDPIFDYLAAQGVPLLGHIGEPRNCWLPLEEMTVDSDRAYFAAHPEYHMYKLPAFPSYQDQLDARDNMLAKHPNLIFVGAHLGSMEWSLEEVGKRLEKFPNFHTDLAERICHVQRQGMYDRDQVRQFFIKYQDRIIYGSDVIDDGVSTDIQYADRFQELWDFHLSYFGTDQKMNAPEFEGEFEGLDLPDEVIRKIFVENAKSMYKF; this is encoded by the coding sequence ATGAATCTTATTGATGCACATTGTCATTTAAACACCCGCTCCAAGGCTAAGATGAAATTAGCTTTGGAGCGAGGTGCAGCATTTGTTTCTATTAATACGGATATTCCGTTTTTCGATTCTCTTGCTCAGCAGGAGGCGGTGGTGCTTGATTTGAAAAGAGAGTATCCTGATCAAGTCAGGTATATTGGTTCATTTGAGTCAGCGGGTTTTGGTTCAGGGATTTGGGTGACCAAAGCTTTAGATCAAATCAAAAGGACCTTAGACAAAGGAGCGGTAGCCATCAAAATTTGGAAGAATTTTGGGATGGAGATTCGAGATGATTCAGGAAGATTTGTAATGGTGGATGATGAAAGGCTAGATCCTATTTTTGATTACTTAGCTGCCCAAGGTGTGCCGCTACTTGGTCATATTGGAGAGCCCAGAAATTGCTGGCTACCACTAGAAGAGATGACTGTGGATTCAGATAGAGCATATTTTGCAGCTCATCCTGAGTATCATATGTATAAGTTGCCGGCTTTTCCAAGCTACCAAGATCAGCTTGATGCAAGGGATAATATGCTTGCAAAGCACCCAAACCTCATTTTTGTGGGAGCGCATTTGGGGAGTATGGAATGGAGCTTGGAAGAAGTAGGAAAGCGGTTAGAAAAGTTTCCAAATTTCCACACGGATTTAGCAGAACGAATCTGTCATGTTCAGCGACAAGGAATGTATGATAGAGATCAAGTTCGTCAGTTTTTCATCAAGTATCAGGACAGGATTATTTATGGTTCAGATGTAATTGATGATGGAGTAAGTACTGATATTCAATATGCTGATCGATTTCAAGAATTATGGGATTTTCACCTCAGCTATTTTGGTACTGATCAGAAGATGAATGCGCCTGAATTTGAAGGGGAATTTGAAGGACTAGATCTTCCGGATGAAGTGATTCGAAAGATTTTTGTTGAAAATGCAAAAAGTATGTATAAATTTTAA
- a CDS encoding class II fructose-bisphosphate aldolase — protein sequence MKLKDKLRDLSAHKTGLLATNYYNLETLHGVLRAAQQTGDPIILQLTQSSIDYMGLNTAVAMGREGLKQFGVEGWIHLDHGGSVELAQRCLDAGFDSVMIDGSELPFSENVKITQEVVQRAKSYGAHVEAELGFVAKLGQSHAHNGFTQPHEAKQFVEETGVDALAISIGTAHGFYKEEPKLQIDLLKSIEAEVASATFVLHGSSGVPESQLRAAIQYGICKVNLATEIKNIFMKTLQDILTQNEEIDLRKVFPKATNAVTELVKGKLDIVNNR from the coding sequence ATGAAGCTAAAAGATAAATTAAGAGACTTGTCTGCTCATAAGACTGGGTTATTGGCCACTAATTATTATAATTTAGAGACTTTACATGGTGTATTGAGAGCTGCTCAGCAAACAGGAGATCCGATTATATTACAGTTGACACAGAGTTCCATAGATTATATGGGTCTGAATACTGCTGTAGCGATGGGAAGAGAAGGGTTGAAGCAATTTGGTGTAGAAGGTTGGATTCACTTGGATCACGGTGGTTCAGTGGAATTAGCTCAGCGTTGTTTGGATGCAGGTTTTGATTCTGTCATGATTGACGGATCTGAGCTGCCTTTTTCAGAGAATGTTAAGATTACACAAGAAGTAGTGCAGAGAGCAAAATCTTATGGAGCACATGTAGAAGCAGAATTAGGATTTGTAGCCAAATTAGGACAATCGCATGCCCATAACGGGTTTACCCAGCCCCATGAAGCAAAGCAGTTTGTAGAAGAAACAGGTGTAGATGCTTTGGCTATTTCCATTGGGACTGCCCATGGTTTTTACAAGGAAGAGCCCAAACTTCAAATCGATCTCCTCAAGTCAATCGAAGCGGAAGTTGCTTCTGCGACATTTGTGCTTCACGGGAGTTCAGGAGTACCAGAATCTCAATTAAGAGCCGCTATTCAATATGGAATCTGCAAGGTCAATTTGGCCACGGAGATTAAGAATATCTTTATGAAGACCCTTCAGGATATATTAACCCAAAACGAGGAAATAGATTTAAGAAAAGTATTTCCAAAAGCAACAAATGCTGTAACCGAACTGGTGAAAGGCAAACTTGATATTGTAAATAACAGGTAG